A single region of the Deltaproteobacteria bacterium genome encodes:
- a CDS encoding zinc ribbon domain-containing protein: MPIFEYTCLDCEQDFETIVFRSDEVVCCPSCKKDHLQKKMSKFAFKGSERFVGTGSSSNCGSCASHNCSSCH, from the coding sequence ATGCCTATTTTTGAATATACCTGTCTGGACTGTGAGCAGGATTTTGAGACCATCGTCTTCAGGTCCGATGAGGTGGTTTGTTGCCCAAGTTGTAAAAAAGACCATCTTCAGAAAAAAATGTCCAAATTCGCCTTTAAAGGGTCGGAGCGTTTTGTCGGAACCGGCAGTTCGTCTAATTGCGGGAGCTGCGCATCGCATAACTGTTCCAGTTGCCATTAA
- the hemC gene encoding hydroxymethylbilane synthase, with translation MGEKNIIIGTRGSPLALRQSKWVKEALAEAHPRLQFEMEIIKTTGDRILDCPLSAVGGKGLFVKEIEEALLDRRIDMAVHSMKDMPGDLPEGLMIGAVPVREDPRDVFVSRDHRLLKDIPDQERIGTSSLRRKAQLLHQRPDFQIVSIRGNLDTRIKKIESEGLAGVVLAAAGIHRMGLQMKVSQYLEFEISLPAVGQGALALEIREADLRLKNLLGVINHQATALCTQAERSFLNRLQGGCQVPIAGHAWIQGERIIMKGLIADLDGQELYTDQFEGPLTEPSALGVRLAERLLLTGGKEVLARIYGKMA, from the coding sequence ATGGGGGAAAAAAACATTATCATCGGGACTCGGGGGAGTCCTTTGGCCTTACGGCAATCCAAATGGGTCAAGGAGGCGCTGGCCGAAGCTCATCCCCGGTTACAGTTCGAGATGGAAATCATCAAGACCACCGGAGATAGAATCCTGGATTGCCCTCTTTCCGCTGTAGGCGGTAAAGGCCTTTTTGTTAAAGAAATTGAAGAGGCCCTGCTGGACCGCAGAATCGATATGGCGGTCCATAGCATGAAGGATATGCCCGGAGATCTGCCCGAAGGACTTATGATCGGAGCGGTGCCGGTTCGGGAAGACCCGAGAGATGTCTTCGTCTCCAGGGACCACCGTCTTCTAAAAGATATTCCCGACCAAGAAAGGATCGGCACCAGCAGCCTGAGGCGCAAGGCCCAGTTGTTGCATCAAAGACCTGACTTTCAAATCGTCTCCATTCGAGGAAATCTGGATACCCGCATAAAAAAAATCGAATCCGAGGGACTGGCCGGGGTTGTTCTGGCGGCTGCCGGAATTCACCGGATGGGTCTCCAAATGAAGGTCAGCCAGTATTTGGAATTTGAGATCAGTCTCCCGGCCGTCGGCCAGGGGGCCTTGGCCCTCGAAATACGGGAAGCGGATCTCCGGCTCAAAAATCTCCTCGGCGTCATCAACCATCAGGCTACCGCCCTCTGTACTCAGGCAGAAAGGTCCTTTCTCAACCGACTCCAGGGTGGTTGTCAGGTTCCCATAGCCGGCCATGCCTGGATTCAAGGGGAACGGATTATTATGAAAGGACTTATCGCCGATCTGGATGGGCAAGAATTGTATACGGATCAGTTCGAAGGCCCCCTTACCGAGCCATCGGCCCTTGGGGTTCGCCTGGCGGAAAGGCTTCTTTTGACCGGAGGCAAAGAAGTCCTGGCCCGGATTTATGGAAAAATGGCTTAG